Proteins encoded within one genomic window of Glycine soja cultivar W05 chromosome 1, ASM419377v2, whole genome shotgun sequence:
- the LOC114422269 gene encoding serine/threonine-protein phosphatase 7 long form homolog, protein MASSSSSSSHVNIKSGPIDADVLWMQPKHVSEHVWNGEEDRKLHIRRAVPTYQGEEQIPEQIFPFLLQSGFAWIIKMGYLKINASLISALIERWRPETHTFHMRCGECTITLQDVSVLLGISVDGLPLIGPTNLDWADLCEELLGVRPQEDEIRGSVVKLSWLAHHFAQINNDDDEEQVRRFARAWILRFIGGVLFVDKSNNKVSLRYLQFLRDFEECGRYAWGAAVLGFLYREMCNATDYKTKSIGGMCILLQMWARERCPTLAPKRTPSQVENTPLGHRWLRRGNQHIGNDDVRVFRRKLDIMKRHEFVWEPYPSTVISLLPPVCLVGSLAWYAVVPLICFQVIEWHQPDRVLRQFGMQQPIPESPSQPLNIHGITLKGKHDENWGQLFAPMIDQWNNRHAFRVDAYPRQEGLLSFNSDYMVWYRRKTKMFVDPANAKTATLEHNGMYRDKYLIRVTYSVLICGTHFLRRLTKKKRGGIGAEEILIAKHEDGIDQVAHPHDITDTKMNDLHVFVY, encoded by the exons atggcatcttcatcatcatcttcatcacatGTTAACATTAAGTCTGGTCCCATCGATGCTGATGTATTATGGATGCAACCCaaacatgtttcagaacatgtttggaatggggaagaagataggaaattacatatcagacgagctgtccccacgtatcaaggggaagaacaaattcctgagcaaatttttccttttcttctacaATCTGGTTTCGCCTGGATTATCAAGATGgggtacttaaaaataaatgcctcATTAATTAGTGCTctgattgaaagatggaggccagaaacacatacctttcacatgagatgcggagaATGTACTATTACTCTCCAAGACGTCTCTGTATTGTTAGGTATAAGTGTGGATGGTTTACCATTAATCggtccaacaaatcttgattgggctgatttatgtgaggaattattgggagtcagaccacaagaagatgaaattagaggtagtgtggttaaattaagttggctggctcaccattttgcCCAAATAAATAATGACGATGACGAAGAACAAGTACGAAGGTTTGCCCGTGCATGGATATTGAGATTCATTGGAGGTGTCTTGTTCGTTGATAAAAGCAATAACAAAGTTTCGCTAAGataccttcaatttttacgtgactttgaagaatgtggcagatatgcatggggagctgccGTACTTGGTTTTCtatacagagagatgtgcaatgccaccgattataaaactaaatcaatcggaggtatgtgcatcttactaCAAATGTGGGCACGGGAACGATGTCCAaccttggctccaaagaggactccttcCCAAGTAGAAAATACACCACTGGGGCATAG gtggctgcgacgtggaaaccaacatatcGGCAATGATGATGTGAGAGTTTTTCGTCGCAAGTTAGATATTATGAAACGTCATGAG tttgtgtgGGAGCCGTACCCATCAACCGTAATATCACTGTTGCCTCCCGTTTGTTTAGTCGGAAGTCTCGCGTGGTAcgcggtggtgccactaatttgtttccaagttattgagtggcaccaaccggaCAGAGTATTGAGACAATTTGGGATGCAACAGCCAATTCCAGAGTCTCCTTCACAACCCTTAAACATTCATGGCATAACATTGAAAGGGAAACATGACGAAAATTGGGGGCAATTGTTCGCCCCAATGATTGATCAGTGGAATAATCGCCATGCATTTAGGGTCGACGCTTATCCCCGACAAGAaggcctattgagttttaactcggactacatggtctggtataggcgaaagacaaagatgtttgttgacccaGCAAATGCAAAGAcggctacattg GAACACAATGGAATGTACCGGGACAAATACCTAATACGGGTGACTTATTCGGTGTTGATTTGCGGCACACATTTTCTGCGGAGGCTGACGAAGAAGAAGCGGGGAGGCATCGgggcagaagaaatcctgatcgccaagcacgaagatgggatcgaccaAGTGGCACATCCTCACGACATCACGGACACCAAAATGAATGATTTGCATGTCTTCGTTTATTAA